A window of the Salipiger sp. H15 genome harbors these coding sequences:
- a CDS encoding MaoC/PaaZ C-terminal domain-containing protein: MERPRYLEEIEIGEVRETYGRTITETDFVVHAGHTGDFFPHHMDAEFMAKSEFGGRIAHGTMIFAIGVGLTATEINPLAFSYGYDRLRFVKPVFIGDTIRTRVTAARKEDDPKRPQSGKLFETVQVLNQRDEVVLACEHIYVVQKREVAAA, encoded by the coding sequence ATGGAACGCCCCCGCTACCTTGAAGAGATCGAGATCGGCGAAGTCCGCGAGACCTACGGCCGCACGATCACCGAGACCGATTTCGTCGTCCATGCCGGGCACACCGGCGATTTCTTCCCGCACCACATGGACGCCGAGTTCATGGCGAAATCCGAATTCGGCGGCCGCATCGCGCATGGCACGATGATCTTCGCCATCGGCGTCGGGCTCACCGCGACCGAGATCAACCCGCTGGCCTTCTCCTACGGCTACGACCGGCTGCGCTTCGTGAAGCCGGTGTTCATAGGCGACACCATCCGCACCCGCGTCACCGCCGCGCGCAAGGAGGACGATCCCAAGCGCCCGCAGTCCGGCAAGCTCTTCGAGACGGTGCAGGTGCTCAACCAGCGTGACGAGGTCGTGCTGGCGTGCGAGCATATCTACGTGGTGCAGAAACGGGAGGTCGCCGCGGCATGA
- a CDS encoding Gfo/Idh/MocA family oxidoreductase, whose translation MSGALRVACLGAGYFSRFHAESWRRIEGVDLVGHCDIDAARAASLGAPPFTGLGRMLGEARPDLLDIITPPPTHAGAIRTALAHGIRHIICQKPFCRDLAEAREITAEAQAAGAVLVIHENFRFQPWYRAIRAALTEGRIGAPLQASFRLRPGDGQGPDAYLGRQPYFRQMPRFLVHETAVHWVDTFRFLFGTPTAVYADLRRVNPAIAGEDAGFLLFDHPGGMRSLFDGNRALDHAADNLRRTMGEAWIEGTEGTLTLTGDGAVHLRRFGHLDRKTLLVPDGWEGFGGDCVHHLQRHVVAGITGGTPIENTAPDYLSVLEIEEAIYRSAASGRKIAL comes from the coding sequence ATGAGCGGCGCGCTGCGCGTCGCCTGCCTTGGCGCGGGTTATTTCAGCCGCTTCCACGCCGAGAGCTGGCGACGAATCGAGGGCGTGGACTTGGTCGGCCACTGCGACATCGACGCCGCCCGCGCCGCCAGCCTCGGCGCACCACCCTTCACCGGTCTTGGGCGGATGCTCGGGGAGGCCCGCCCGGATCTGCTCGACATCATCACGCCGCCGCCCACCCATGCCGGGGCGATCCGCACCGCGCTCGCCCACGGCATCCGCCACATCATCTGCCAGAAGCCCTTCTGCCGCGACCTTGCCGAGGCGCGGGAAATCACCGCCGAGGCGCAGGCGGCGGGCGCGGTGCTGGTGATCCACGAGAACTTCCGCTTCCAGCCCTGGTACCGCGCGATCCGCGCGGCGCTGACCGAGGGGCGGATCGGCGCGCCGCTGCAGGCGAGCTTCCGGCTGCGCCCCGGCGACGGACAGGGCCCCGACGCCTACCTCGGCCGCCAGCCCTACTTCCGCCAGATGCCGCGCTTCCTGGTGCACGAGACGGCGGTGCACTGGGTCGACACCTTCCGCTTTCTCTTCGGCACGCCCACCGCGGTCTATGCCGACCTGCGCCGGGTGAACCCGGCGATCGCGGGCGAGGATGCGGGCTTCCTGCTCTTCGACCACCCGGGCGGGATGCGCAGCCTCTTCGACGGCAACCGCGCGCTCGACCACGCCGCGGACAACCTGCGCCGGACCATGGGCGAGGCATGGATCGAGGGCACCGAGGGCACGCTCACCCTCACCGGCGACGGCGCCGTGCACCTGCGCCGCTTCGGCCACCTCGACCGGAAGACCCTGCTCGTCCCCGACGGCTGGGAAGGCTTCGGCGGCGACTGCGTGCACCACCTGCAGCGCCACGTGGTCGCGGGGATCACCGGGGGCACACCGATCGAGAACACGGCCCCCGACTACCTGTCTGTCCTCGAGATTGAAGAGGCGATATACCGCTCGGCAGCCTCCGGCCGGAAGATCGCCCTATGA
- a CDS encoding L-fuconate dehydratase translates to MTRITGLRTWDLRFPSEGGLDGSDAMNPDPVYSAAYVTLETDGAHEGHGLTFTIGRGNELCVAAIEALKGQVIGRDTDDIRANPGRFWREITGDSQLRWVGPEKGVIHLATGALVNAVWDLMAREAGLPVWRFVAEMSPEELARIPDYRYMSDFLDRGQALELLQEAARGKPARIATLLDEGYPCYTTSAGWLGYPDDKLRRLCREAGAQGFTHVKMKVGRDLEDDIRRLTIFREELGPEVTLMIDANQVWEVGRAIDWVKRLAFARPWFIEEPTSPDDILGHKAIREAIAPVRVATGEMCQNRVMFKQFIAAGAIDVVQIDACRLGGLNEVFAVQLMAAKAGLPVWPHAGGVGLCEYVQHLSMIDYVAVCGEKDDRRTEYVDHLHEHFTAPCVVRGGAYMAPSAPGFSIEIKEATRRDFALS, encoded by the coding sequence ATGACCCGGATCACCGGACTTCGGACCTGGGACCTGCGCTTTCCCTCGGAGGGCGGGCTCGACGGGTCGGACGCGATGAACCCCGATCCGGTCTACTCGGCCGCCTACGTGACGCTCGAGACGGACGGCGCGCATGAGGGCCACGGGCTGACCTTCACCATCGGGCGCGGCAACGAGCTCTGCGTCGCCGCGATCGAGGCGCTGAAGGGACAGGTGATCGGCCGCGACACCGACGACATCCGCGCCAACCCCGGCCGGTTCTGGCGCGAGATCACCGGCGACAGCCAGCTGCGCTGGGTGGGGCCGGAAAAGGGCGTCATCCACCTTGCCACCGGCGCGCTGGTCAACGCGGTCTGGGACCTCATGGCGCGCGAGGCCGGGCTGCCGGTCTGGCGCTTCGTCGCCGAGATGAGCCCCGAGGAGCTCGCCCGCATCCCCGACTACCGCTACATGAGCGATTTCCTCGACCGGGGTCAGGCGCTGGAGCTGCTGCAGGAGGCCGCGCGCGGCAAGCCCGCCCGCATCGCCACGCTGCTCGATGAGGGCTACCCCTGCTACACCACCTCTGCGGGCTGGCTCGGCTATCCCGACGACAAGCTGCGGCGGCTCTGCCGCGAGGCCGGGGCGCAGGGCTTCACCCATGTCAAGATGAAGGTGGGGCGCGACCTCGAGGACGACATCCGCCGCCTGACCATCTTCCGCGAGGAGCTGGGCCCCGAGGTCACGCTGATGATCGACGCCAACCAGGTCTGGGAGGTGGGCCGGGCCATCGACTGGGTGAAGCGCCTGGCCTTTGCGAGGCCCTGGTTCATCGAGGAGCCGACGAGCCCCGACGACATCCTCGGCCACAAGGCGATCCGCGAGGCCATCGCCCCGGTCAGGGTCGCGACCGGCGAGATGTGCCAGAACCGGGTGATGTTCAAGCAGTTCATCGCCGCGGGCGCGATCGACGTGGTGCAGATCGACGCCTGCCGGCTCGGCGGGCTCAACGAGGTCTTCGCGGTGCAGCTGATGGCCGCCAAGGCCGGGCTGCCGGTCTGGCCGCACGCGGGCGGCGTCGGGCTCTGCGAATACGTGCAGCACCTGAGCATGATCGACTACGTCGCCGTCTGCGGCGAGAAGGACGACCGCCGCACCGAGTACGTCGATCACCTGCACGAGCATTTCACCGCTCCCTGCGTGGTGCGCGGCGGCGCCTACATGGCCCCCTCCGCCCCGGGCTTCTCGATCGAGATCAAGGAGGCCACGCGCCGGGACTTCGCGCTGTCCTGA
- a CDS encoding isocitrate/isopropylmalate family dehydrogenase, which translates to MTRRFEIAVFEGDGIGPEITAPTVSLLRELAARSGDYALDFTDAPAGATHYAKTGESLPETSLEVARRADAILLSAMGLPGVRYPDGTEISPQIELRKRLTLFAGVRPVRVRPGQPGPLTLPEGREIDFVLVRESTEGLFYSQGTGEVTETEARETLRITRDISEKLFRFSFGLARRRKAAGRGPGIVTCVDKANVFRAFAFFRAIFDAEARAFPELQTRHAYVDATALWMVQKPWDFDVLVTENMFGDILSDLGAGLMGGLGLAPSADIGLDHAVFQPCHGSAPDIAGQGIANPLAMILSAAMMLEWLGETQEVPAMIRDGERLRLAAERVVAEGRVLTRDLGGNAGTAEAAEAVRAALFA; encoded by the coding sequence ATGACCAGACGCTTCGAGATCGCCGTGTTCGAGGGTGACGGGATCGGCCCCGAGATCACCGCCCCGACGGTTTCCCTGCTGCGCGAACTCGCCGCGCGCTCGGGGGACTACGCGCTCGACTTCACCGACGCCCCGGCCGGGGCCACCCATTACGCCAAGACCGGCGAATCCCTGCCCGAGACCTCGCTGGAGGTCGCCCGCCGCGCCGACGCGATCCTGCTTTCGGCCATGGGACTGCCGGGGGTGCGCTACCCGGACGGCACCGAGATCTCGCCGCAGATCGAGCTGCGCAAGCGGCTGACGCTCTTTGCCGGGGTACGCCCGGTGCGGGTGCGGCCGGGCCAGCCGGGCCCGCTCACCCTGCCCGAGGGGCGCGAGATCGACTTCGTGCTGGTGCGCGAAAGCACCGAGGGGCTGTTCTACTCGCAGGGCACGGGCGAGGTCACCGAGACCGAAGCGCGCGAGACGCTGAGGATCACCCGCGACATCTCGGAAAAGCTCTTCCGCTTCAGCTTCGGCCTCGCGCGGCGGCGCAAGGCCGCGGGGCGCGGGCCGGGCATCGTCACCTGCGTCGACAAGGCAAACGTCTTCCGCGCCTTCGCCTTCTTCCGCGCGATCTTCGACGCCGAGGCGCGCGCCTTCCCCGAGCTGCAGACCCGCCACGCCTATGTCGATGCCACCGCGCTCTGGATGGTGCAGAAGCCCTGGGACTTCGACGTGCTGGTGACCGAGAACATGTTCGGCGACATCCTGTCGGACCTTGGCGCGGGGCTGATGGGCGGGCTGGGGCTGGCGCCCTCGGCCGACATCGGGCTCGATCACGCGGTGTTCCAGCCCTGCCACGGCTCGGCCCCCGACATCGCCGGGCAAGGGATCGCGAACCCGCTGGCGATGATCCTCTCGGCGGCGATGATGCTCGAATGGCTGGGAGAGACGCAGGAGGTTCCCGCGATGATCCGCGATGGCGAGCGGCTGCGCCTTGCCGCCGAGCGCGTGGTGGCCGAGGGGCGCGTGCTGACCCGCGACCTTGGCGGCAACGCCGGCACGGCCGAGGCGGCCGAAGCCGTGCGCGCGGCGCTCTTCGCATGA
- a CDS encoding aminotransferase class V-fold PLP-dependent enzyme translates to MALRKDVDPTGLDEFSVVFTDRSLNHMSGTFQQVMRDISAGLREVYGAAGIAVVPGGGTYGMEAVARQFGRGAKALVVRNGWFSFRWSQIFEAGGFGGEVTVMKARATGNGAQAPFAPAPIEEVTARIREEQPDIVFAPHVETAAGIILPDDYVTALAAAAHEVGALMVLDCIASGCAWVDMKATGVDVLLSAPQKGWSSTPCAGLVMMSERALARLEETTSDSFALDLKKWRQITAAYEAGGHAYHATMPTDGLRMFREAMNETREFGFDKAKAAQFELGAKVRALLASKGVVSVAAEGFGAPGVVVSYTSDPEVQSGRAFAAKGTQIAAGVPLQVDEPAGFSTFRLGLFGLDKLKDVDGTVARLEKVLGEVL, encoded by the coding sequence ATGGCGCTGCGCAAGGATGTGGACCCGACGGGTCTCGACGAATTCTCGGTGGTCTTCACGGATCGCTCGCTCAACCACATGTCGGGAACCTTCCAGCAGGTGATGCGCGACATCTCGGCGGGGCTGCGCGAGGTCTACGGCGCAGCGGGAATCGCCGTGGTTCCGGGCGGCGGCACCTACGGGATGGAGGCGGTGGCCCGCCAGTTCGGCCGCGGCGCCAAGGCGCTGGTGGTGCGCAACGGCTGGTTCTCGTTCCGCTGGAGCCAGATTTTCGAGGCCGGCGGCTTCGGCGGCGAGGTCACCGTGATGAAGGCCCGCGCCACCGGCAACGGCGCGCAGGCGCCCTTCGCCCCGGCGCCGATCGAGGAAGTGACCGCCAGGATCCGCGAAGAGCAGCCCGATATCGTCTTTGCCCCGCATGTCGAGACCGCTGCCGGGATCATCCTGCCGGACGACTACGTGACCGCGCTCGCCGCCGCCGCGCATGAGGTCGGCGCGCTGATGGTGCTCGACTGCATCGCCTCGGGCTGCGCCTGGGTCGACATGAAGGCGACCGGCGTCGACGTTCTGCTCTCGGCGCCGCAGAAGGGCTGGAGCTCGACCCCCTGCGCCGGCCTCGTGATGATGTCGGAGCGCGCGCTGGCGCGTCTGGAAGAGACCACCTCGGACAGCTTCGCGCTCGACCTCAAGAAGTGGCGCCAGATCACCGCGGCCTACGAGGCGGGCGGGCACGCCTACCACGCGACCATGCCCACGGATGGCCTGCGCATGTTCCGCGAGGCGATGAACGAGACCCGCGAGTTCGGCTTCGACAAGGCCAAGGCGGCGCAGTTCGAGCTCGGCGCCAAGGTGCGGGCGCTGCTGGCGTCGAAGGGCGTGGTCTCGGTTGCGGCCGAGGGCTTCGGCGCGCCGGGCGTGGTGGTGAGCTACACCAGCGATCCCGAGGTGCAGTCGGGCCGCGCCTTTGCCGCCAAGGGCACGCAGATCGCCGCCGGCGTGCCGCTGCAGGTGGACGAGCCCGCGGGCTTCTCGACCTTCCGTCTGGGTCTCTTCGGCCTCGACAAGCTGAAGGACGTGGACGGCACCGTCGCACGGCTCGAGAAGGTGCTGGGCGAGGTCCTCTGA
- a CDS encoding N-acyl homoserine lactonase family protein has protein sequence MSAWEVYALRYAERAARSRADSFIFDDNHAAPSPMDYFLWVLRRGEEVILVDTGYDEGEGRRRDRPILLDPREALKPLGLAAEDVTRVIVTHLHYDHAGGLHLFPNAKLHMQAAEMAYATGPCMCHGTLRMPFTGDHVCEAVKRLFSGQVVFHDGDAEIAEGVTVHRIGGHSRGLQCVRVRTGAGWMVLASDASHYYENFLRRKPFPIVVDLQDMLDGFGRLEALASERRLIVPGHDPLVTRLFPSTLAPHVFRLDGGPRGAIPD, from the coding sequence ATGAGCGCGTGGGAGGTCTACGCGCTGCGCTATGCGGAGCGCGCGGCGCGCAGCCGCGCCGACAGCTTCATCTTCGACGACAACCACGCGGCGCCAAGCCCGATGGACTATTTCCTCTGGGTGCTGCGGCGGGGCGAGGAGGTGATCCTCGTCGACACCGGCTACGACGAGGGCGAGGGCAGGCGCCGCGACCGGCCGATCCTGCTCGACCCGCGCGAGGCCTTGAAGCCGCTTGGCCTTGCGGCCGAGGACGTGACCCGCGTGATCGTCACGCACCTGCATTACGACCACGCCGGGGGGCTGCACCTCTTTCCCAATGCAAAGCTGCACATGCAGGCCGCCGAGATGGCCTATGCGACGGGGCCCTGCATGTGCCACGGCACGCTGCGCATGCCCTTCACCGGCGATCATGTCTGCGAGGCGGTGAAGCGGCTCTTCTCGGGGCAGGTGGTGTTCCACGACGGCGACGCCGAGATCGCCGAGGGCGTCACCGTGCACCGGATCGGCGGCCATTCGCGCGGGCTGCAATGCGTGCGCGTGCGCACCGGCGCGGGCTGGATGGTGCTCGCCTCGGACGCGTCGCACTACTACGAGAACTTCCTGCGCCGCAAACCCTTCCCGATCGTCGTCGACCTGCAGGACATGCTCGACGGCTTCGGCAGGCTCGAGGCGCTGGCCAGCGAGCGGCGGCTGATCGTGCCGGGGCACGACCCGCTGGTGACGCGGCTCTTCCCGAGCACGCTGGCGCCGCATGTGTTCCGGCTCGACGGTGGGCCGCGGGGCGCGATACCCGACTAG
- a CDS encoding GntR family transcriptional regulator — protein sequence MTEMTSPSPSNAQRALTLLREMIVTGELPAGTDHLEGELADRLGMSRTPVREACVMLEQRGLLEVRPRKGVRILPVSPADMAEIYDILTEIETLAARRAAETAPGNDALAGLSAAIDAMDAALSADDREAWARADHDFHRELVRLGGNRRAMTIFETMSDQVARARNTTLYMRPSPEKSNADHRAVLEAIRGGDAEGAAARHRAHRHHARDMLVALLRSHRLNGL from the coding sequence ATGACCGAGATGACATCCCCCTCCCCGTCGAACGCGCAGCGTGCGCTGACCCTGCTGCGCGAGATGATCGTCACCGGCGAGCTTCCCGCGGGAACCGACCACCTCGAGGGCGAGCTCGCGGACCGGCTCGGCATGTCGCGCACCCCGGTGCGCGAGGCTTGTGTCATGCTCGAACAGCGCGGGCTGCTCGAGGTGCGGCCGCGCAAGGGCGTGCGGATCCTGCCCGTCTCGCCCGCCGACATGGCAGAGATCTACGACATCCTGACCGAGATCGAGACCCTTGCCGCGCGCCGCGCCGCCGAGACCGCCCCCGGCAACGACGCGCTCGCCGGGCTCTCGGCCGCCATCGACGCCATGGATGCGGCTTTGAGCGCCGATGACCGCGAGGCCTGGGCCCGCGCCGACCACGACTTTCATCGCGAGCTTGTCCGGCTCGGCGGCAACCGGCGGGCGATGACCATATTCGAGACGATGAGCGACCAGGTGGCGCGCGCGCGCAACACCACGCTCTACATGCGCCCGAGCCCCGAGAAATCGAACGCCGACCACCGCGCCGTGCTCGAGGCGATCCGCGGCGGCGATGCCGAGGGCGCGGCGGCGCGCCACCGGGCGCACCGGCACCATGCGCGCGACATGCTCGTCGCCCTGCTGCGCAGTCACCGGCTCAACGGGCTCTGA
- a CDS encoding Gfo/Idh/MocA family oxidoreductase, translating to METLKQDWTPPTTRRPIVIFGAGSIVRDAHLPAWAAGGYEVAGITDPDHAKAAALAAEHGTRALTAAEALAVPDAVFDLATPPDAHAGILERLPEGAPVLIQKPMGSTLEGAGEILRICRERKLLAAMNFQLRFAPMAVALKDAIDRGLLGQVVDIEMHGVLATPWGLWTFLEGLPRIEIAMHSIHYLDLIRHLVGDPKGVSARTLGHPSHAVAQTRTAAILDYGPDLRCLLSVNHDWDFGRPHQACELRVAGTKGAAFMKLGVNLDYPKGEPDVLEINDGSGWRAVPLTGSWFTESFTARMHNLQRAAAGEEALIAPVSDGWRTMALVEACYAASAAPLTPIQETP from the coding sequence ATGGAGACGCTGAAACAGGACTGGACCCCGCCGACCACCCGCCGACCCATCGTCATCTTCGGCGCGGGCTCGATCGTGCGCGACGCGCACCTGCCCGCATGGGCGGCGGGCGGCTACGAGGTGGCCGGGATCACCGACCCCGACCACGCCAAGGCCGCGGCGCTGGCCGCCGAACACGGCACGCGGGCGCTGACCGCGGCCGAGGCGCTGGCGGTGCCGGATGCGGTCTTCGACCTCGCCACCCCGCCCGACGCCCATGCCGGGATCCTCGAGCGGCTGCCCGAGGGCGCACCGGTGCTGATCCAGAAGCCGATGGGCAGCACGCTGGAAGGCGCGGGCGAGATCCTGCGGATCTGTCGCGAGCGCAAGCTGCTCGCCGCGATGAACTTCCAGCTGCGCTTCGCCCCCATGGCCGTCGCGCTGAAGGATGCCATCGACCGGGGCCTGCTGGGACAGGTGGTCGATATCGAGATGCACGGGGTGCTCGCCACGCCATGGGGCCTCTGGACCTTTCTCGAGGGGCTGCCGCGGATCGAGATCGCCATGCATTCGATCCACTACCTCGACCTCATCCGCCACCTCGTCGGCGACCCCAAGGGCGTCTCGGCCCGCACGCTCGGCCACCCGAGCCACGCGGTCGCCCAGACCCGCACCGCCGCGATCCTCGACTATGGCCCCGACCTGCGCTGCCTGCTCTCGGTCAACCACGACTGGGACTTCGGCCGCCCGCACCAGGCCTGCGAGCTGCGCGTCGCGGGCACCAAGGGCGCGGCCTTCATGAAGCTCGGCGTGAACCTCGACTACCCCAAGGGCGAGCCCGACGTGCTCGAGATCAACGACGGTTCTGGCTGGCGCGCCGTACCGCTCACCGGCTCGTGGTTCACCGAGAGCTTCACCGCCCGCATGCACAACCTGCAGCGCGCCGCTGCGGGCGAGGAGGCGTTGATCGCCCCCGTCTCGGACGGCTGGCGCACCATGGCGCTGGTCGAGGCCTGCTATGCCGCCTCCGCCGCGCCGCTGACCCCCATTCAGGAGACCCCGTGA
- a CDS encoding ShlB/FhaC/HecB family hemolysin secretion/activation protein codes for MSSASGLHAQAFFADFVVDPVTGVDRGSTSQIRKVEELTAVATLSSTGSEPIGRYVGSLGLSLPFGTEHGSQLDLLGVLGGPDVDGGPELRASGFGYRLGLAEGTTAYLNYDYGDYRLGTERLMPLEVKGVHKTLAVGLRHVWQLGEDRLTGSVELAAKQRTDEVLGFDVTDEDLRLIRLGLTHETGKLFGFRRRLALAVTKGLSGLGASLAENPLPSARGVTPDFLRVSFSAEVSIPLEAATYVNAGVIGQVTGDSLPVSQRCGYGTNGYSRGFDRSYVLADRCFGGRVELAHDFQPPDMSTGVLRRTQGFVGLDGGRLRNMGNPLFAGEEDSWSSASWGVRTLQGNFLGEIALSHILDKPGGSTPQDKTRLWVQAAYQF; via the coding sequence ATGTCGTCGGCAAGCGGGTTGCATGCACAGGCATTCTTCGCGGATTTCGTGGTGGACCCGGTCACCGGGGTCGATCGCGGCTCGACATCGCAGATCCGCAAGGTCGAGGAACTCACCGCCGTGGCCACGCTCTCCTCCACCGGCTCGGAGCCGATCGGCCGCTACGTGGGCTCGCTGGGGCTGTCGCTGCCCTTCGGGACGGAGCATGGCAGCCAGCTGGACCTGCTGGGCGTGCTGGGCGGGCCCGACGTCGACGGCGGGCCCGAGCTGCGCGCCTCCGGATTCGGCTACCGGCTCGGCCTTGCCGAGGGAACGACGGCCTACCTCAACTACGACTACGGCGATTACCGGCTCGGCACCGAGCGGCTGATGCCGCTCGAGGTGAAGGGGGTGCACAAGACGCTGGCGGTGGGCCTGCGCCATGTCTGGCAGCTGGGCGAGGACAGGCTCACCGGCTCGGTCGAGCTGGCGGCGAAGCAGCGCACCGACGAGGTGCTGGGCTTCGACGTGACCGACGAGGACCTGCGGCTGATCCGGCTCGGGCTGACGCACGAGACGGGAAAGCTCTTCGGCTTCCGGCGCAGGCTGGCGCTGGCGGTGACCAAGGGGCTTTCGGGCCTCGGGGCCTCGCTTGCGGAAAACCCGCTGCCGAGCGCGCGCGGGGTGACGCCGGATTTCCTGCGCGTGTCGTTCAGCGCCGAGGTCTCGATCCCGCTCGAGGCCGCGACATACGTCAACGCCGGGGTGATCGGGCAGGTCACCGGCGACAGCCTGCCGGTCTCGCAGCGCTGCGGCTACGGTACCAACGGCTACTCGCGCGGCTTCGACCGCAGCTACGTGCTGGCCGACCGCTGCTTCGGCGGGCGGGTCGAACTCGCCCATGACTTCCAGCCCCCGGACATGAGCACCGGCGTGCTGCGCCGCACGCAGGGCTTCGTCGGGCTCGACGGCGGCAGGCTGCGCAACATGGGCAACCCGCTCTTCGCCGGAGAGGAGGACAGCTGGTCGAGCGCCAGCTGGGGCGTGCGGACGCTGCAGGGCAACTTCCTCGGCGAGATCGCCCTGTCGCACATCCTCGACAAACCCGGCGGCAGCACGCCGCAGGACAAGACGCGGCTCTGGGTGCAGGCCGCCTACCAGTTCTGA
- a CDS encoding winged helix-turn-helix domain-containing protein: protein MAQTGDGRTLRFTRSEARTLALLTRSPDRIATREMLLDALTEIGSDRGERNIDFVINRLRRKLSDDARNPRYIATRYGEGYLWVGGPPAMRRDPAGADLLVGPLNGLDLLGPLRPRAEQFARRLRDVVKEDMPAGQNVILMPDAQPRAGTAGNGPSKMIELTFFAEAGAVNCVAAVKLFDTGRILSMSRITLDETPDDGHADPAALRDFVRRLLNDAWRAKAGATESDGPLPVAMYTAGFWKMNTAASATDSLAKLNAKAEANDRSYMQEWRQSERRILELQEASPDDASLRIMHAAHLHTKYIMLGHKLFADGVDDRAADEDRIEALVLSALPQVHAEPDLAIMAAKLLHFLDRGYGELALEIAEEAYGASLSVAASLPLIGQLRAYSGRIDEALPCIEQALHLVEPGSKSHLYALTIKCQILVASGNREGLGEAKRLLYAVSVLAPLFFEPMFGDPDSPSLRGRIAAMAMSRRMALACLLHTHYVSARLFSEQEHRDNVIRNQLALVCRRFGQDAVPQEIAGNYPGLVAHFG from the coding sequence ATGGCGCAGACCGGTGACGGGCGGACCCTGCGATTCACCCGTTCCGAAGCGCGCACCCTCGCGCTTCTCACCCGGTCCCCGGACCGGATCGCCACCCGAGAAATGCTGCTCGACGCGCTCACCGAAATCGGATCGGACCGCGGCGAGCGAAACATTGATTTCGTCATAAACCGGCTGCGCCGGAAACTGTCCGACGATGCGCGCAATCCGCGCTATATCGCCACGCGCTACGGCGAGGGCTATCTCTGGGTCGGCGGACCACCGGCGATGCGGCGCGATCCGGCCGGGGCGGACCTGCTGGTCGGCCCGCTGAACGGGCTCGATCTGCTCGGCCCGCTGCGCCCGCGCGCCGAGCAGTTCGCGCGGCGCCTGCGCGACGTGGTCAAGGAAGACATGCCGGCGGGGCAGAACGTCATCCTGATGCCCGACGCCCAGCCCCGCGCCGGCACCGCGGGCAACGGGCCGAGCAAGATGATCGAACTCACCTTCTTTGCCGAGGCCGGAGCGGTGAACTGCGTCGCGGCGGTGAAGCTCTTCGACACGGGTCGAATCCTGTCGATGAGCCGGATCACGCTCGACGAGACGCCGGACGACGGGCACGCCGATCCTGCGGCGCTGCGCGATTTCGTGCGCCGCCTGCTCAACGACGCCTGGCGCGCCAAGGCCGGGGCGACGGAATCCGACGGCCCGCTGCCCGTCGCGATGTACACCGCCGGGTTCTGGAAGATGAACACCGCCGCCTCCGCCACCGACAGCCTTGCGAAGCTGAACGCCAAGGCCGAGGCCAACGACCGCAGCTACATGCAGGAATGGCGGCAATCCGAGCGCCGCATCCTCGAGCTGCAGGAGGCCTCGCCCGATGATGCCAGCCTCAGGATCATGCACGCCGCGCACCTGCACACGAAATACATCATGCTCGGCCACAAGCTCTTTGCCGACGGCGTCGACGACCGCGCGGCGGACGAGGACCGGATCGAGGCGCTGGTGCTCTCGGCCCTGCCGCAGGTGCACGCCGAGCCCGACCTTGCGATCATGGCCGCGAAGCTCCTGCATTTCCTCGACCGGGGCTATGGCGAGCTTGCCCTCGAGATCGCCGAGGAGGCCTACGGCGCGAGCCTTTCCGTCGCCGCGTCTTTGCCGCTGATCGGCCAGCTGCGGGCCTATTCGGGCCGGATCGACGAGGCGCTTCCCTGCATCGAGCAGGCGCTGCACCTCGTGGAGCCGGGATCGAAGTCGCATCTCTACGCGCTGACCATCAAGTGCCAGATCCTCGTCGCCTCGGGCAACCGCGAGGGGCTGGGCGAGGCCAAGCGCCTGCTCTACGCCGTCTCGGTGCTTGCGCCGCTCTTCTTCGAGCCGATGTTCGGCGATCCGGACAGCCCGTCGTTGCGCGGCCGCATCGCGGCCATGGCGATGTCCCGCCGCATGGCCCTGGCCTGCCTGCTGCACACCCATTACGTCTCGGCCCGGCTCTTCTCCGAGCAGGAGCACCGCGACAACGTGATCCGCAACCAGCTTGCGCTGGTGTGCCGCCGCTTCGGACAGGACGCGGTCCCGCAGGAGATCGCCGGGAACTATCCCGGGCTGGTGGCGCATTTTGGCTAA